TATGGTGAATTTTCTGTTATTCTTCGTAACGAGAATTTCCGAGTAAGTCTTTGCCTCCAAGAGGTTCTTGAATATCTGAAGTTCTATGAAACGACCACGCAAATCGTTAACGGAAGGACTGAAACCTGCACGAATATATTGCAACATTTCATAAAGATCAAGACTGACTGTCAACTGGATGAATTTATCCATCTTGTGACGGAAAGTCAAGCTGTCACTCTCATACTCAATATACTTTGTCAAATGATCAGTCTTATTCACAAACAGTTCAAACTCATCTAGAGGAAATCTGCGATAACTCTTTGATATAGGATCAGCCACATTAGAACTTGCCAACAGAAGATATCCCTCCGTCAACAGAACATTGTCACAGCCTTCACTTGCCGAGATGGCACGTGCCAGATCCTGCTTGGTTTCGTTCAGTGATTTTTCATCTTCAACACGGAGTTGCTCTTCAAACTTGCTGGCATAACGATACGGCAAACGTCTGCGGTAGTCGATGGTGCCCTCAAAATACTGATGACGCACAAAAGTCTTGTGGCGACTAGTAACCTTCATTCTTATTTCGTCAGACTTTACTTCGTATGCAGGTATAATTACATTATTTTCATTGAAATCATTCAGCAGACTATGCTTTCTGTCGCTGAATATCAGATATTCATCAGGGCGCTTACTGCTGTAATAGAGATCACGGTCGAATGCAGGCAGGGCAACACCAGCTACATCAGTTTCACGGAGCAATTTAACCAGACGGTCATTTGAGTCAAGTGACGGAAGTATGAAATCATCCACAGTTCTTTCTACTGGCGCTGTAAGATTAAAATAATAGTATTGCCAATAGTATTCTGGAATACGTTCTGTCTGAACATATTCTACCAGCTGCTTTACTTCATCACAAGAGTAGTCACGAGTAAGCATCCATGCTATCATTGAGCGGAGATCACGCATAGTAATGTGAAGTTCACGCTTATATACGATGGTTCTAACCAACCATTCAAGACGGCTGATTACCTCATCTCCAGCACTGCTGTCCTGGAACGTATCTACATTATATTTGATATAGCATCGATCAGCTATCGGACATCCTTCACACTTTGACCACAATTCCGGACGAGTAAGTTTCTTAACCTGCTGAGCCAACAGACTTGGAGTCTGACCATCCTTTGCAGTTACAGAGCGAAGGTTCAAATTGATAACCATTAATCCCGGAAGCAGTTCTACATGTCCTTCTTTATAAAAGTACTCCTCAATGTTGTCTTGAAGCTTTTTAAACTCCTGTCTCGTAGAAAGGAAATCAACCAATCTACCTTCGTTAATGGCAATTACACGCCCCTCAGTAGCCTTTGTATAGTCTGTCTGATTTGTAAAAGGAGCAAGGAACTCTGCCAGCACATCGTCATTTGCCTTATCATCTTCATCCTGAGAACCATCATAGTTTGATTCAAAGCGCACTCCATTGAGATAGAAACAAGATCCATTGTTCGAATCATACGCCTTCTTGTCTGTACCTTGACTTTCAATTCTATGGATGAATGCGGTCTTTCCGTCTCCGGCATTACCGGTAATGATTATCAGCTTGTACTTCAGATTCTTGATATCCTTGATCAGTTCCTTATCAAGCTTTGTCTCAGAATAGGTAAGATCATCAAAAGCATGAGCTTTTGAGCCAGCACGAGTACCGCTATTGCCATGACGACTTTGACTATATAGAGAATTAATATAGTCAACAGGATTTGCATTTACCGTAGGAGAATCGAGGATGCATGAAGTATCCTTCAATATTCTGTCAACACCAATCTTCTGTAATGCTTCAAGCATCTCTTTTGCAGAAGTAAAACGCTTGGTTCTATCTGTTATGATAGACTTCATCACAAACTCTGCTATTTCATCCGTCAGCTTATCATTATACTTACGGATATCTGTTGGCAATGTATGAATACTTGGACGCATGTTGCTACCTGGCCATGGATAAGCATGAGCCAACAGTTCATACATAGTAATACCCAAAGCAAAGGTGTCGGCAGACTTGTCCCAATCAATCTTATTGCCACTTACAATCAGGTCTGGAGCCATATATGGAAATGTACCGCCAAACGACTTGTCATCTGTAGTAGTAGATA
This is a stretch of genomic DNA from Segatella hominis. It encodes these proteins:
- the mads6 gene encoding methylation-associated defense system protein kinase MAD6, with the protein product MAQLRKPIHDDGPVNAGEQRLLDFLCVKLPDNYMVIPNLNIPITGPNRVMKYWEYDCIVVAPHAVYHLENKDWAGNLEGDDWAWFRSGQEVANPHKTAGLKSRILASKIKNQHPDWHFGLIQTAITLSHPQQSKFGLDPTCDCYGQTFTLGNELIDFLTNPERVGRKAGAILDLQNQLTDLLTGQSVERRKTERTEIFNYQIEEVLQETEEFTEYLCVPKLIATAHYKIREYPLDVVGKSPKELEELTLKVQNASLAQEKIGTSPYIVQTICRMNEEQTYYYEISRYQDESSLRSKLRLKTFKQTDKISIILDVAHALKAAHQEQVFHRNVCPENIYVFEGGKAALANFGMAWFVEHSDFSFTVKNDIDMKSPYSAPEFMENDACAGSDIFSLGVIFYELMVGKKPFDSSLIFSAVMGGKLPDDLLPSKVSKDLPAWMDEIVKHTIVANLDERWQDADEFITFINNSIEEEKKTIQTVHSTTGGKTEEKKTWYLKDMKPGVKVTPSLTLHEILGKGGFGRVFKVWHDMQKQYLAIKIFERDASVDNAINEFEALKSLHHPNIVEFKYIDRTQQGLFYTLMELLEGENLQNYTRGDLRLPVDEVYKMAIQILGALKYMQEEQNPPVYHRDIKPSNIMWHKRQLYKLIDFNISTTTDDKSFGGTFPYMAPDLIVSGNKIDWDKSADTFALGITMYELLAHAYPWPGSNMRPSIHTLPTDIRKYNDKLTDEIAEFVMKSIITDRTKRFTSAKEMLEALQKIGVDRILKDTSCILDSPTVNANPVDYINSLYSQSRHGNSGTRAGSKAHAFDDLTYSETKLDKELIKDIKNLKYKLIIITGNAGDGKTAFIHRIESQGTDKKAYDSNNGSCFYLNGVRFESNYDGSQDEDDKANDDVLAEFLAPFTNQTDYTKATEGRVIAINEGRLVDFLSTRQEFKKLQDNIEEYFYKEGHVELLPGLMVINLNLRSVTAKDGQTPSLLAQQVKKLTRPELWSKCEGCPIADRCYIKYNVDTFQDSSAGDEVISRLEWLVRTIVYKRELHITMRDLRSMIAWMLTRDYSCDEVKQLVEYVQTERIPEYYWQYYYFNLTAPVERTVDDFILPSLDSNDRLVKLLRETDVAGVALPAFDRDLYYSSKRPDEYLIFSDRKHSLLNDFNENNVIIPAYEVKSDEIRMKVTSRHKTFVRHQYFEGTIDYRRRLPYRYASKFEEQLRVEDEKSLNETKQDLARAISASEGCDNVLLTEGYLLLASSNVADPISKSYRRFPLDEFELFVNKTDHLTKYIEYESDSLTFRHKMDKFIQLTVSLDLYEMLQYIRAGFSPSVNDLRGRFIELQIFKNLLEAKTYSEILVTKNNRKFTIVRLDNNKHIVIEPLKA